The stretch of DNA CTTCTGCGCGGCTCTCCGCGCCCGCGGCGGCAGCGTGCTCTTCACCCCCGCGTCGGAGATCGTGCACCTCCGGGGTCGATCCGCGGCGCGCGCCGGCGCCGCGATGCGCCGCGTGTACGATCGCAGCCATCTCGCCTTCTACGAAAAGCACCTGCCGGCCTGGGCGCCGATCCTGCGCCTCTGGCTGCGAATAAAAGGGTGAGCGCTCGAACCGCCCCCGGTACAATCAGGCGACGTGCGGATCGCCATCGACGCCCGCAAACTCCACGACTACGGCATCGGCACGTACGTCAGGAACCTGCTGCACTGTCTCGCGCGGCAGAACTACGACGACGAGTACCTGCTGCTCTGCCGGGAACCCGACGTCGGGTACCTGCGGGCGCTCGCACCGCAGTTCAACCCGGTTCCCGAATGGGCCGGCAACTACTCGGTGCGCGAGCAGTTCAGCATCCCGATGGCGCTCCGGCGCCTGAAGGTCGACCTGTTCCATGCGCCGCACTACGTGGTCTCGCCGCTCACGCCCACGCCGTTCGTCGTCACGATCCACGACTGCATCCACCTGCGTTTCCCGCAGTATCTGCCGAACCGCGTCGCCCCCGTGTACGCGCGCGGAATGATGACGATGGCCGCGCGCCGCGCGCGGCGGGTGTTGACCGTCTCGAACGCGTCGAAACAGGACATCCTCCACTACCTGCGGATTCCTGCCGACAAGGTCGAGGTCGTCTACAACGCGCTCGACACCCGGCTGGCCACGCCACCGACCGGCGACGACATCACGCGCGTGCGCGAGCGGTTCCAGTTGACGGCGCCGTTCGTGCTCTACGCCGGCAACATCAAGCCGCACAAGAACGTCGACCGGCTCATCGAGGCGTACTCGATCCTGCGACGCCGCGGCGTGACCGACGTCCGGCTGCTCATCATCGGCGACGAGATCTCCAAGTACCCGAACCTCAGGCGGCTCGTGCACCGGTTTCAACTGCACCAGCACGTGCGGTTCCTCGGCTTCGTGCCGGAGGCGACGCTCGCGGTGCTGTACCGGCTCGCCGCCGTCTTCGTCTTTCCGTCGCTCTACGAAGGCTTCGGTCTGCCGCCGCTCGAGGCGATGGC from Acidobacteriota bacterium encodes:
- a CDS encoding glycosyltransferase family 4 protein, translating into MRIAIDARKLHDYGIGTYVRNLLHCLARQNYDDEYLLLCREPDVGYLRALAPQFNPVPEWAGNYSVREQFSIPMALRRLKVDLFHAPHYVVSPLTPTPFVVTIHDCIHLRFPQYLPNRVAPVYARGMMTMAARRARRVLTVSNASKQDILHYLRIPADKVEVVYNALDTRLATPPTGDDITRVRERFQLTAPFVLYAGNIKPHKNVDRLIEAYSILRRRGVTDVRLLIIGDEISKYPNLRRLVHRFQLHQHVRFLGFVPEATLAVLYRLAAVFVFPSLYEGFGLPPLEAMAAGAPVITSNVSSLPEVVGDAALLIDPMDAGALADAMARVLNEPGLRADLIRRGHDRVRTFSWDRSVSRIHQVYEELAGARA